GCCAGACACCACCACCCGATCGCCCCGCCCCATCCGCCGGGAATTGCCCATCACCGCCACGGGATAATCCAGATTGCTGGTGAAACGCACCAGGGCCAAATCCATCCCCGCGATCGCGGAACCCATTTCATCCTGTTCATTGCCCAGGGGAATGATATTGCTCGGATCACTTTCGTCATCAATGAAATGCACCTCACCATCGCTGGTGCGCACCCCATAGACCGTGCCCCGCGTCCGCACCACATGCAGCGCCGTTAGGGCGTAGTAGGTTTGCCCCTCCCGGGCCACCAGCACCCCCGACCCCGGATTCCATTCCTGGCGCTGTTCAATGTCTCCCTTTTGCAGCCCCTGGGCAATCACCACCGTGACTTGCGAGGCGATCGCATCCACCTGATCCAACGTCAACGCCTGCACAGCCCAAGCGGGAATCGTGGCCACAATCATCGCCGCCCCCACCCACAGCCACCAACGAACACAGCGATGGTGCAACCACCGCCGCCCTTGCTGGGTCAGTGTGACAAACAGTGATGCGATAAAGCAGCCCATAATTCGGCTCAGTCATCTAGAGCCTCTTTCCCCCCTAGGCTACAGGAGTCAGGAGTCTGGCAAAAAGTTTCAGGTTGCCAGATCTTGCCCTACATTCGTCTGCTTAATTCCGTTTAATTCCGTG
The Limnothrix sp. FACHB-406 genome window above contains:
- a CDS encoding serine protease, which encodes MGCFIASLFVTLTQQGRRWLHHRCVRWWLWVGAAMIVATIPAWAVQALTLDQVDAIASQVTVVIAQGLQKGDIEQRQEWNPGSGVLVAREGQTYYALTALHVVRTRGTVYGVRTSDGEVHFIDDESDPSNIIPLGNEQDEMGSAIAGMDLALVRFTSNLDYPVAVMGNSRRMGRGDRVVVSGWPNPEDDSARRERISSSGALVAISPSPLSDGGYSVLYDNLTRRGMSGGPVLNGDGELVGIHGRGRGDSNGCNQGLLGVDASGNDLGRSLGQALEGNTDASCGMQTVHFLSAAEAARIVLAYEDPPVDEQLIARGLAQKPKADTVEDIYAAFTFDVRSLLRDQPSGGCGSVLLGDPCDRPF